ATTCCTTCCCCCTCTCTCCCTAACCTCCTTGTTCCTATTCAATTTTATTGTCTTTCCTCTTCTACCTCTGATAAAGAGAAAGGGAAGTGAAGAGAAGAGACAATGGAGCTCATCAACAGCCGCATCCTCCTCGTAATCATATCCATATCTTCTCTCCTCTTCTCTTCCGGTCAAGGCTCATCAGCCCCAATCCCACAAGTGGATGCGGCTCTTGAAAAAATCTGCGCAAAAACTGATAACCCTGTTCTTTGCTCCAGCACCATCCTTCCTTTTGAACACGGTGCTGCCGACCCTATCAGCGCGCTTCAGATAGAGATTAAAGCATGCTTGAACCGCATGCAACAGGCCCTCGCCCAGTTCAAGAAGCTGGGTGGCCTTTCCGCATCAGATATGTCGACTGTCCAAGTATGCCAAGAAGAATACGAATCCGCAGTTGATGACCTCAACGGTGCTACTGATGCGATTGTCGCACACGATGTCGGCACAATACAAACCAGGCTTAGTGGAGTGATTACCTATTTGGGCACGTGTGATGATGCCGTCGCTGAGTCTCCGGGGTTCAAGTTGCCCTTCAAGGATGAGGATGTTGTTACATTGCGTAAGCTGGCTAGCAATTGCATGGCCATCTCGACGCTGCTccattagaaaaataaaaattaacctTGATTGCGGAGATGGAATACATGGGATGtactaattattaaataattcaaaCGTATTGTCATGAATTCAAAAGATTTTCGCCctcaatattaaatataataacactttttttttcacaaattgATCACATTGATGACCTCTTCTCAAACTTCTAATTAATAAGGATGACTTCACTATTTTATATGACTCACCTGTATTAAATAAATCTAACAATTTAATCAGTTTTGTGTGTCTAAGAACATTACCTTTTTGTGTTGGTGTATAATCCTTTAGCTGAAGCTTGGCAGCAAGAATCATATTTCTATGTGTTGTTTCAGTTTGAATGTGAGCCTTTGGATCATAGTCCACATGGCATTTCAATCTTGTATCTAGCCTAAGTAATAGAATAAGCCAAGTGGCATCATCTCATAGGATGATACCAATGAATGGCTAAGATTGCATTGTATGTTGAAGAGTGAAGGATCTCCCTTCCCTTCCTTATAAACGGTTAGATTGTATTATgcaatacatgaaaaaaaaaaaagaaaattgaagagacatcTTTGAGCTTCTTCTCTCTCGGAAACTCTTTCTACCTTTGAAAACAACCTCCATTGAAACATATACTAAAACTACACACACAAACACTAACATTTTGTAGTTATTCATCCATTTTCCTATAACAATATCTCCTCTCAAAATGAAGTGACACTTAGTgatgaaaaagaagagaaaagaaggaTCAAAGTGGAATACGATTGTAGCTATTCAAGTAAAAGCaattagcaaaaataattaGTTTTTGACATTTGGTTGCAAAATGATCAGTGTTATGTCTTTAATATATCATCATTACACATGGTTGTTATGTCATCTTTGAGTCATGATAAATATGACATTGCTAAAAATGATCATTTCTACAACCAAAACTCAAAAACAGATTATTCATGCTAATTGCCCTAAAAATAGAAGGGAGTCCATTTAATTTTTCACTTTGGGCATTTTAGCCCATGGGAGGTGCGAGTAATAAATGGAACTTGGTGGAGGTGCAATTTAAACATGGGTTGGGGGGGCTTGAATGAAACGTAGAAGCGTCAAATCCAAGGAGCGTCAAATCCAAGGAGAAGCCAATATTATGAGTACTAACAAGAACACAAGAAGGAAACAATGGAACTTGATGTCATGAGTACTTAATCCCATAAAAGGCGACCCTGCTACTGTCAAGTAGACTAATTTCTCATCATCGTCATGTGTTTAAATGGCATAATCCTCTCACTCCCCCCTCAAAAAACAACTTCATGCTATAATGTCCACGAGAACGGCATGAGTCTACAATATCTTTACTTTTTGGTAAAAAGCCACCAAAACAGTCAACTTACAGAACCAATGAGGAAAGCCCTTCGCTATCATCAAATGATAACTGAGTTGACTATATGCTAATTTAAAGTAAACATGACTTGTTTTAACCCCGCTATCCATCTTATAAGGTGTGAGGTTGCAGCCCCCGGGGGGGGGtggttggtggaatgaagtaACAAGAGCCGCTGATGGAATGAAGTAACAAGAGCCGCTGAATCATCTGGAAGCTGGTGAACGTAATTACAGCTGCTGGTGTCGTCCTCAAAAGGTTGGTGGCACAGCCACGGTAGAAACCAGGGAGGCCCTCTTGATGAAATACTTTTCTAATGTAATCAACAACACCAGCATAGCGCTTCTCAGAGTGGTGGCCTTGCTCTTGAAGCCTTGAGCGTACCACCTGAATATGATATCTGGAAATAAAATACAATTTCTGTTGGTGCAGGGTCTTTCAGTATACTGATAAACCAAGCCATGTGCTGCTGACTTGAAATGATTATGCTGCTAAGCCATGTGCTTATGAAGATGGACAGAAGAATAACATAGCTAGATAAACACTGCTAAGCCATGTGCTTATGAAGA
This window of the Malus domestica chromosome 03, GDT2T_hap1 genome carries:
- the LOC114824144 gene encoding pectinesterase 3-like; this translates as MELINSRILLVIISISSLLFSSGQGSSAPIPQVDAALEKICAKTDNPVLCSSTILPFEHGAADPISALQIEIKACLNRMQQALAQFKKLGGLSASDMSTVQVCQEEYESAVDDLNGATDAIVAHDVGTIQTRLSGVITYLGTCDDAVAESPGFKLPFKDEDVVTLRKLASNCMAISTLLH